From one uncultured Paludibacter sp. genomic stretch:
- a CDS encoding Carbamoyl-phosphate synthase large subunit (fragment), with translation MNVCYNEEQLESFLEMATEVSKQHPVVISEFLDRCKEIEIDAVAKDGEILLYAISEHVEFAGVHSGDATTQFPPQKIYVETIRRIKNIAREIAKSLNISGPFNIQFLARDNYIKVIECNLRSSRSFPFVSKVLKINFIELATKVMLGMEVEKPEKSAFXLDYVGIKASQFSFSRLQLADPVLSVDMTSTGEVGXIGDSFSEAILKALLSVGYRIPKKAVMISSGSTKSKVDLLDACKLLAEXDYELYATRGTQVFXEENGVKSTAVLWPXEEGALNVREMXADKKFDLIINIPKDVTKRELTNGYLIRRSAIDFNIPLVTNARLASAFITAFXTLKEEEVKIKSWDEY, from the coding sequence ATGAATGTTTGCTACAACGAAGAGCAGTTGGAAAGTTTTTTGGAAATGGCAACAGAAGTTTCAAAACAGCATCCGGTGGTCATTTCAGAATTCCTCGACCGTTGCAAGGAAATAGAAATTGATGCGGTGGCAAAAGACGGTGAAATTTTGCTTTACGCTATTTCGGAACACGTGGAATTTGCAGGAGTTCACTCAGGTGATGCTACAACGCAGTTTCCGCCGCAAAAAATTTATGTGGAAACCATCCGCAGAATTAAAAATATCGCCCGCGAAATTGCNAAATCGTTGAATATTTCCGGTCCGTTTAATATCCAATTCCTTGCAAGAGATAATTATATCAAAGTGATTGAATGTAATTTGCGTTCGTCGCGTTCGTTCCCGTTTGTTTCCAAAGTGCTGAAAATCAATTTTATTGAACTGGCAACCAAAGTAATGCTCGGAATGGAGGTGGAAAAACCGGAAAAATCGGCATTTGANTTGGATTATGTNGGAATAAAAGCTTCGCAGTTCTCTTTCTCACGTTTACAACTTGCGGATCCCGTATTGAGTGTGGATATGACTTCAACTGGTGAAGTTGGTTGNATCGGCGACAGTTTTTCTGAAGCCATTCTTAAAGCGTTGCTTTCNGTTGGGTACAGAATTCCGAAAAAAGCGGTAATGATTTCGTCGGGAAGTACAAAATCGAAAGTNGATTTGTTGGATGCTTGTAAATTACTNGCTGAGAANGACTATGAACTTTACGCAACAAGAGGTACACAGGTATTTTTNGAAGAAAACGGAGTAAAATCTACGGCTGTACTTTGGCCCGANGAAGAAGGCGCTTTGAATGTGCGTGAAATGATNGCNGATAAGAAATTCGATTTGATTATCAATATACCGAAAGACGTTACCAAACGTGAATTAACCAATGGTTATTTGATTCGCCGCAGCGCNATTGACTTTAATA